The Myxococcus virescens genomic sequence CTCGTGACAGCGCAGCCACGTCTCCACGCGCTGGTCGAACACCAGCGTGGCGAAGAGGTGGCGGCTGTAGCCGAGCACCATGACGAACACCCAGGCGCGCCGCAGCGCCCCCGTGTCCGCGTCGTACAGCCGGCCCACTTCACCGAAGTCCACCTGCGCAACTTCGCCTGGGGCCGTCTCCACAGGAATTGCGACGTCCTCTTCACTCACGCCCTGGGCCCGACGCACGCTGCCCACCATACGTTTGACCGCCGAGAGGCTGCCTGCCGGCACCCCTGCCTCCATCTGCAGCCGGGTGAAGATGGCCTGCGGCTGCAGGCCCTTGGCCACCCACGATTCCACCTGGGCCCGGTGCGCCTCCAGGCTGGACGTCTGCTGGGGCACTGGCGGGGCTGCGGGCCGCGCCGCCAGCACCGCGGCCTTGAGCACCTCGAGCTCGGGCAGCCCCTGCACGTCGCCCTGCAGCAGCCCCGCCGCCTCCAGCACGCGCCGGTAGCTGCGCTCCACGTCCACGCCCATGCGCAGCACCCGGGCCACTTGCCTCGCGGGTGTGCCCAGGCGGTGCAACCGCACCAACTCCTGCAGCCGGTCCATTTCCACTCTCCGGTTACTCACGCCACTTCCCTTTCCAAGGGAAGTCAGCGTGGCCTGTCGGCGAGACACCCGAGTGGACCGGTTTGGCCGAACCGGTGCGGACCGGTTTGGCCGAACTCACCCAGACCGGGTTCGCCGAACTCCGGAGGACCTGTTACGCCGAGCTACGACACCCAACTCCTCACCCTCAAGCCCCTGGGCCATCACCAGCACGCGCAGCTTCTCCTCGGGCGTCCACTTCTGCGGGGCAGTGGGCTTCTTCTCCTCGGGCGGCGGCGTCATCGCCGCTACCCTACGCGCCTCGCGCAACCACTGCGACAGCGTCGGCTGCG encodes the following:
- a CDS encoding transposase is translated as MSYTDAFKAEMVKRMVGPGAVSAAALSRQVGVSQPTLSQWLREARRVAAMTPPPEEKKPTAPQKWTPEEKLRVLVMAQGLEGEELGVVARRNRSSGVRRTRSG